From the genome of Virgibacillus proomii, one region includes:
- the nth gene encoding endonuclease III, producing the protein MLTKKQIRFCLDEMKKMFPDAQCELVHGNPFELLIAVVLSAQCTDNLVNKVTKDLFKKYKTPEDYLAVPLEELQEDIKSIGLYRNKAKNIRKLCTTLLEEYGGIVPKSKEELMKLAGVGRKTANVVASVAFDEPAIAVDTHVERVAKRLGICRWKDSVLEVEETLMRKIPKEEWSDTHHRMIFFGRYHCKARNPNCPECPLLEICREGKKRMKIEKR; encoded by the coding sequence ATGCTGACAAAAAAGCAAATTCGATTTTGTTTAGATGAGATGAAAAAAATGTTTCCCGATGCACAATGTGAATTAGTTCATGGTAACCCATTTGAATTACTCATCGCAGTTGTTCTTTCTGCTCAATGCACGGATAATCTCGTTAATAAAGTAACGAAGGATTTATTTAAGAAATACAAAACTCCCGAAGACTATTTAGCGGTACCCTTAGAGGAACTTCAAGAGGATATAAAGTCAATTGGTTTATATCGTAATAAGGCAAAAAATATTCGTAAGCTCTGTACAACGTTATTAGAAGAATATGGCGGAATTGTTCCTAAGTCCAAAGAAGAGTTGATGAAGCTTGCTGGAGTAGGGAGAAAAACAGCGAATGTGGTAGCCTCTGTCGCATTTGATGAACCTGCGATTGCAGTTGATACCCATGTTGAACGGGTCGCAAAACGATTGGGTATATGCAGGTGGAAAGATTCCGTCCTTGAAGTTGAGGAGACTTTGATGCGAAAAATCCCAAAGGAAGAGTGGAGCGATACACACCACCGTATGATTTTTTTCGGTCGGTATCACTGTAAAGCCAGAAATCCGAATTGTCCAGAATGTCCGTTATTGGAAATATGCCGCGAAGGAAAAAAACGAATGAAAATAGAAAAGAGGTAA
- a CDS encoding DnaD domain-containing protein, giving the protein MKKQQFSIQQLLLQQLHVPTQLLTSYTTLGLHEREVMLLLQLQRFIQDGIDFPTPDQLAQYVTMSEKECALILRGLIQKGMLTIDQQEEQGQKLKEAYCLNPLWEKLFKVNHHQQSEEETSEGTIFILFEQEFGRPLSPFEIETINAWLDQDKISPALIKAGLREAVLMSKLNFKYIDRILREWMKKGIQSVEQARRSSKEYHARKANSSIQSSQKRDTSFYYNWLEGEE; this is encoded by the coding sequence ATGAAGAAGCAACAGTTTTCTATTCAGCAATTATTATTGCAGCAATTACATGTCCCAACACAATTACTAACTTCGTATACTACATTGGGGCTCCATGAAAGAGAAGTGATGCTTCTTTTACAATTACAGCGTTTTATCCAAGACGGAATTGATTTTCCAACGCCAGATCAACTAGCTCAATATGTAACAATGAGTGAGAAGGAATGTGCACTTATCTTGCGCGGACTGATTCAAAAAGGTATGCTGACAATTGATCAACAGGAAGAACAAGGACAGAAGCTAAAAGAAGCATACTGTTTAAACCCACTTTGGGAAAAACTATTTAAGGTAAATCATCATCAACAAAGTGAAGAAGAAACGTCGGAAGGTACCATTTTTATTTTATTTGAACAGGAGTTTGGCAGACCGCTTTCTCCTTTTGAAATAGAAACCATTAATGCATGGCTTGACCAGGATAAAATCTCTCCAGCTTTAATAAAAGCGGGTTTACGTGAAGCAGTTCTAATGAGCAAGTTAAACTTTAAGTATATTGATCGTATTTTACGAGAATGGATGAAAAAAGGAATTCAATCCGTTGAACAAGCACGCAGATCCAGTAAAGAATATCATGCGCGTAAAGCAAATTCTAGTATACAGTCTAGTCAAAAGCGTGATACTTCTTTTTATTATAATTGGTTAGAAGGGGAAGAGTAG
- the asnS gene encoding asparagine--tRNA ligase has protein sequence MKTTISQAPNYHDQIVTIGAWLTNKRSSGKIAFLQLRDGTGFIQGVVAKNDVSEETFQLAKNLTQESSMYITGKIVEDKRSPFGYEMHVKDIELIHESHDYPITPKEHGTEFLMDHRHLWLRSKRQHAIMKVRNEIIRATYQFFNEHGFVKIDPPILTASSAEGTTELFHTKYFDEEAYLSQSGQLYMEAAAMAFGKVFSFGPTFRAEKSKTRRHLIEFWMIEPEMAFVEHEESLEIQEKYVSFIVQSVLKNCKLELHTLDRDTDKLEKVQAPFPRITYDEAIELLKEKGFTDIEWGEDFGAPHETAIAESYDKPVFITNYPKNVKAFYMKPHPKRDDVVLCADLIAPEGYGEIIGGSQRIDDLELMKQRYEEHGLTGEAYQWYLELRKYGSVPHSGFGLGLERTVAWISGVDHVRETIPFPRLLNRLYP, from the coding sequence TTGAAAACAACTATTTCTCAAGCACCAAACTATCATGACCAAATCGTAACCATCGGCGCTTGGCTTACGAATAAACGATCCAGTGGAAAAATCGCATTTTTACAATTACGTGATGGGACTGGATTTATCCAAGGGGTGGTTGCCAAAAATGATGTAAGTGAAGAAACGTTCCAACTGGCCAAAAATTTAACCCAAGAATCTTCCATGTACATTACTGGTAAAATAGTCGAAGATAAAAGATCACCATTTGGTTACGAAATGCATGTAAAAGATATTGAATTAATTCACGAATCACATGATTATCCAATCACACCAAAAGAACACGGTACGGAATTTTTAATGGATCATCGCCATCTATGGCTTCGATCAAAAAGACAACATGCCATCATGAAAGTTCGTAATGAAATCATTCGTGCTACGTATCAATTTTTTAATGAACATGGATTTGTTAAAATTGACCCACCAATATTAACAGCATCATCAGCAGAAGGAACTACTGAACTGTTCCACACGAAGTACTTCGATGAGGAAGCTTATTTATCACAAAGTGGTCAGTTATATATGGAAGCTGCAGCAATGGCATTTGGAAAGGTCTTTTCCTTTGGGCCAACATTCCGAGCTGAAAAATCCAAAACGAGAAGACATTTAATTGAATTTTGGATGATTGAGCCGGAAATGGCTTTTGTAGAGCATGAAGAAAGTCTCGAGATCCAAGAAAAATACGTAAGCTTCATAGTTCAAAGTGTACTAAAAAATTGTAAATTAGAGTTACATACGTTAGATCGTGACACTGATAAATTAGAAAAAGTACAAGCACCTTTTCCGCGGATTACCTATGATGAAGCAATCGAACTCTTAAAAGAAAAAGGGTTTACGGATATAGAGTGGGGTGAAGATTTTGGAGCACCACATGAAACGGCAATAGCAGAGAGCTATGACAAGCCTGTATTTATAACCAACTACCCTAAGAATGTCAAAGCTTTTTATATGAAGCCCCATCCAAAACGAGATGACGTAGTTTTATGTGCAGACTTAATTGCTCCTGAAGGCTATGGAGAGATAATTGGAGGTTCTCAACGTATTGATGATCTAGAGCTTATGAAACAGCGATACGAAGAGCATGGATTAACTGGAGAAGCATATCAATGGTATTTAGAGCTAAGAAAATATGGAAGTGTTCCACATTCCGGTTTCGGACTTGGTTTAGAACGTACTGTTGCTTGGATTTCTGGAGTTGACCATGTTCGTGAAACAATACCATTTCCTCGCTTATTAAATCGGCTTTATCCTTAA
- a CDS encoding pyridoxal phosphate-dependent aminotransferase yields the protein MELANRVKTLTPSSTLAITAKAKELKQQGHDVIALGAGEPDFNTPESILQAAEEAMKQGMTKYTPSGGIVELKEAIIAKFKADNNLVYEKEQIIVTTGAKHALYTLFQVILNEGDEVIVPAPYWVSYPEQVKLAGGVPVFVPAKEENAFKITPEELELAITDKTKAIIINSPSNPTGMMYSKEELEQLGEICLKHNILIVSDEIYEKLIYSEDPHVSIAQLSPVLKEQTVVVNGVSKSHSMTGWRIGYAAGPANIIKAMTSLASHSTSNPTSIAQYATLAAYKMDGEFSEKMKHVFSERLEKLYQLITEIPGVTCIKPKGAFYLFPNVTEAVRANGFKNVDDWASALLEEEKVALIPGTGFGAPNNIRLSYATSIEALEEAANRIKRFIKTHQS from the coding sequence ATGGAACTAGCAAACAGAGTTAAAACATTAACCCCTTCATCTACCTTGGCTATTACCGCAAAAGCCAAGGAATTAAAGCAACAAGGACATGATGTCATCGCTTTAGGAGCAGGAGAGCCAGATTTTAATACACCAGAATCTATCTTGCAAGCTGCTGAAGAAGCAATGAAGCAAGGGATGACTAAATATACCCCATCTGGTGGTATTGTCGAGCTAAAGGAAGCGATTATCGCTAAATTTAAAGCAGATAATAATCTTGTTTATGAAAAAGAGCAAATTATCGTTACTACGGGAGCAAAGCATGCACTTTATACGTTATTCCAAGTCATCTTAAATGAAGGTGATGAGGTTATTGTTCCTGCTCCATATTGGGTAAGTTATCCAGAACAAGTAAAGCTTGCTGGCGGGGTTCCAGTTTTTGTGCCTGCAAAAGAAGAAAATGCATTTAAAATTACTCCAGAAGAGCTGGAATTAGCGATTACCGATAAAACAAAGGCGATTATTATTAATTCTCCGAGCAATCCAACTGGTATGATGTATAGCAAAGAAGAACTCGAGCAGCTAGGGGAAATTTGCCTAAAGCATAATATCTTAATTGTTTCCGATGAAATTTATGAAAAACTAATTTATTCAGAAGATCCACATGTATCGATCGCACAATTATCGCCTGTACTAAAAGAGCAAACGGTCGTTGTAAATGGAGTATCAAAATCTCATTCTATGACTGGATGGAGAATTGGTTATGCTGCTGGTCCTGCTAATATCATTAAGGCAATGACTAGCCTAGCTTCACATTCTACGTCCAATCCAACTTCAATTGCACAATATGCTACATTAGCTGCTTATAAGATGGATGGAGAATTCAGTGAGAAAATGAAACATGTCTTTTCTGAGCGTTTGGAAAAACTGTATCAGTTAATTACTGAAATACCAGGAGTGACATGCATTAAGCCAAAAGGAGCATTTTATTTATTCCCAAATGTCACGGAGGCTGTACGTGCGAATGGCTTTAAAAATGTAGATGATTGGGCTAGTGCATTATTAGAAGAGGAGAAGGTGGCACTTATTCCGGGAACTGGTTTTGGTGCACCTAATAATATCCGTTTATCCTACGCTACATCGATCGAAGCATTAGAAGAAGCAGCTAATCGAATTAAACGATTTATCAAAACGCATCAATCATAG
- a CDS encoding cell wall elongation regulator TseB-like domain-containing protein, whose protein sequence is MKNKLSSLFTNPKWLKWSLFAIIFIIVSCGIYLTVLYMDLLDSKTAGYEETKQQLLKAGSLKEVTDIETFNGENAYHVVYGKDKKGKNKIIFYPLKGKEKQLTTVDQAEILNKEAILTDWKKECSSCKFIKITPALVDGKELWELTYVDSSGRYVFDYFDMYDGSRYEQYRLKRMFK, encoded by the coding sequence ATGAAGAACAAGCTATCTTCACTATTTACCAATCCTAAATGGTTAAAGTGGAGCCTCTTCGCCATCATTTTTATTATTGTTTCTTGTGGTATTTATTTAACCGTGTTATATATGGATTTGTTAGATAGCAAAACAGCAGGATATGAAGAAACAAAGCAGCAGCTTTTAAAAGCTGGTTCTTTAAAAGAGGTAACAGACATTGAAACGTTTAATGGCGAAAATGCTTATCATGTAGTGTATGGTAAAGATAAAAAAGGAAAGAATAAGATTATTTTTTATCCGTTGAAAGGAAAAGAAAAACAACTTACAACTGTGGACCAAGCAGAAATTCTTAATAAAGAAGCGATCCTTACTGATTGGAAAAAAGAATGCTCATCCTGCAAATTTATTAAAATTACACCAGCACTAGTTGATGGAAAGGAACTCTGGGAACTTACATATGTAGATTCATCGGGTCGTTACGTCTTCGATTATTTCGATATGTATGATGGTTCTCGTTATGAACAATACCGTTTAAAACGAATGTTTAAATAG
- a CDS encoding YpmA family protein, whose amino-acid sequence MENSLTKLAAVKLHYSPDLYKIVDLLNKTLKEQDFMFGLALDGTNEEQAIFTIYQS is encoded by the coding sequence ATGGAGAATTCTTTAACAAAATTAGCAGCTGTAAAGCTTCACTATTCACCGGATCTATATAAAATTGTTGATTTGTTAAATAAAACCTTAAAAGAACAAGATTTTATGTTCGGATTAGCATTGGATGGTACAAATGAAGAACAAGCTATCTTCACTATTTACCAATCCTAA
- the dinG gene encoding ATP-dependent DNA helicase DinG has protein sequence MDRYVVIDLETTGNSPAKTDKIIEVGIVVIEQDAIVDSYSTLLNPKQEIPSFITNLTGISDEDVMEAPTFNEVAEEIIELFKDSYLIAHNVPFDLGFLNLELENCGQSKLTNPVLDTVELARIFFPTSPSYKLNQLTEHLQINHNQPHRALSDAFVTGKLFLKIKEKLASLPYETMDQLLKLEKTLKSDVYKLFHYYKEQRLFNPSEDTKIDTYRGLAYRHTEIIDEPLTSVDISFGDYLDSIYEADGTLAKTMEKYERRTGQREMSEIIFDAFQRKEHALIEAETGTGKSLAYLIPAVYKAVTTGKRIVISTYTTQLQSQLLEEETPLIKKLLPFPFRVALLKGKSHYISLEKLEQELAETEENNYDIALTKAMIFVWLTETCTGDIDEIQLPASGYRFFRRISAEMEENIDPTSPWFFKSYYQKARRKAQQANIVITNHALLCTDMFHASSLLPSFDQVIIDEAHHFEATVSRYYGLKLDYVQIQYTLNQLGKTDDEKLVYRILSHYEVAVPATIVEQWNELLDNAKYETDDLFRQLFQYVMEQRRINKTLSDIGRTQYRFEKKQEDERKWSTIIDMVTRLIFYLRDLIHGLAIMKAQLNKEEIRTEDNERINYCTEQLQIYIDQLEQLFLVEDSMKQVKWMEIEANGAKNAVYLYSEPTDVSTLLAEDFFTTKHSVILTSATLTMGKSFQFIIDRLGIDPDRLIAKQIASPFSYYDQVQLMIPNDFPDIKYGNNDDFIYATSEVILSLAQITDGRMLVLFTSYEMLRKSYEILKEMMQDDRYVLIAQGISSGSRTRLKKNFQSFNHAILLGTSSFWEGVDIPGEDLSCLVIVRLPFQPPDHPVHQAKAQFFKNKGKNPFMEYALPNAVIRFKQGFGRLIRSSNDRGIVFICDSRIIKARYGKYFIDSIPKVPLTFDTTNELLKKAEQWF, from the coding sequence ATGGATCGATATGTAGTCATAGATTTAGAAACAACCGGAAACTCACCAGCAAAAACAGATAAAATTATTGAAGTAGGAATTGTTGTTATTGAACAAGATGCCATTGTTGATAGTTACTCCACCTTACTGAATCCCAAACAGGAAATCCCTTCATTTATCACAAATCTAACAGGGATTTCAGATGAAGATGTTATGGAGGCTCCTACCTTTAATGAGGTTGCTGAAGAAATTATCGAACTGTTTAAAGACAGCTACCTGATAGCTCATAATGTTCCATTTGATTTAGGTTTTTTAAATTTGGAATTAGAGAATTGCGGTCAATCAAAGTTAACTAATCCGGTACTCGATACGGTAGAATTGGCTAGAATTTTTTTCCCAACTTCACCTAGTTATAAGTTAAATCAGCTTACCGAACATTTACAGATTAATCATAATCAACCTCATCGAGCGTTATCGGACGCTTTCGTAACAGGGAAATTATTTTTAAAAATAAAAGAGAAGCTTGCTTCTTTACCATATGAAACAATGGATCAGCTTTTAAAACTAGAAAAAACATTAAAGTCTGACGTGTATAAACTGTTTCATTATTATAAAGAGCAACGATTGTTTAACCCATCCGAGGATACGAAAATAGATACATATCGGGGACTGGCCTATCGGCATACAGAGATAATAGATGAACCGCTTACCTCTGTAGATATATCATTCGGTGATTATCTTGACAGCATTTATGAAGCGGACGGAACGCTTGCAAAAACGATGGAAAAATATGAGAGGCGAACTGGACAACGGGAAATGTCAGAAATTATTTTTGATGCGTTTCAGAGAAAAGAGCATGCATTAATTGAAGCAGAGACCGGTACTGGAAAATCATTAGCATATTTAATCCCTGCCGTCTACAAAGCAGTTACAACAGGGAAAAGAATCGTGATTAGTACGTATACAACTCAATTGCAATCACAATTATTGGAAGAAGAAACCCCGCTAATCAAAAAACTGCTGCCATTTCCTTTTCGAGTTGCGCTTTTAAAAGGAAAATCTCATTATATTAGCTTGGAGAAGTTAGAACAAGAACTAGCTGAAACAGAAGAGAACAATTATGATATTGCCTTAACCAAAGCTATGATATTCGTTTGGTTAACAGAAACATGTACCGGTGATATTGATGAGATCCAATTGCCCGCTAGTGGTTATCGATTTTTCAGGCGGATTTCCGCTGAGATGGAAGAAAATATTGATCCGACTTCTCCATGGTTTTTTAAATCTTATTATCAAAAGGCACGTCGGAAGGCGCAGCAGGCAAATATTGTAATTACGAATCATGCATTGTTATGTACCGATATGTTTCATGCCTCATCTCTGTTGCCAAGCTTTGATCAAGTAATTATCGATGAAGCACATCATTTTGAAGCAACCGTCTCTAGGTATTACGGTTTAAAACTGGATTATGTTCAAATACAGTATACGCTTAATCAACTGGGGAAAACAGATGATGAAAAGCTTGTTTATCGCATTCTCTCGCATTATGAAGTAGCTGTACCTGCAACAATAGTAGAACAGTGGAATGAGTTATTAGATAATGCAAAGTATGAAACAGATGATTTGTTTCGGCAGTTATTTCAATACGTCATGGAGCAACGAAGAATAAATAAAACGTTAAGTGATATTGGCAGAACTCAGTATCGGTTTGAAAAAAAGCAGGAAGATGAAAGAAAGTGGAGTACGATTATTGATATGGTAACTCGGCTTATCTTTTACCTTAGGGATTTGATTCATGGTTTGGCTATCATGAAAGCCCAGTTAAACAAAGAAGAAATTCGAACTGAGGATAATGAGAGAATTAATTATTGTACAGAACAGTTACAAATATATATTGATCAACTGGAACAGCTTTTTCTTGTTGAAGACAGTATGAAACAGGTAAAGTGGATGGAAATTGAAGCAAATGGAGCCAAAAATGCGGTCTATTTGTATAGCGAACCTACTGATGTGTCAACATTATTAGCTGAAGACTTCTTTACTACAAAGCACAGTGTTATTTTGACAAGTGCTACCTTAACGATGGGGAAGTCATTCCAATTTATTATCGATCGACTTGGAATTGATCCGGACAGATTAATTGCAAAACAAATTGCATCTCCATTTTCTTACTATGATCAAGTCCAGTTAATGATACCGAATGATTTTCCAGATATAAAATATGGAAATAATGATGATTTTATTTACGCAACTAGCGAAGTAATTTTATCTTTGGCACAAATTACAGATGGACGTATGCTAGTCTTATTTACCTCATATGAAATGTTACGTAAATCATATGAAATTTTAAAAGAAATGATGCAAGATGATCGTTATGTATTAATTGCTCAAGGTATTTCTAGTGGCAGCAGAACACGTTTGAAGAAAAATTTTCAATCATTCAATCACGCCATCTTATTAGGAACTAGTTCATTTTGGGAAGGCGTTGATATACCAGGAGAAGATTTATCTTGCCTTGTCATTGTCCGATTACCATTTCAACCGCCTGATCATCCCGTTCATCAGGCGAAGGCACAATTTTTTAAGAACAAAGGGAAAAACCCATTTATGGAATATGCTTTACCAAATGCTGTCATTCGCTTTAAACAAGGCTTTGGCAGACTAATTCGCTCCAGTAATGATCGAGGAATTGTTTTTATTTGTGATTCACGAATTATCAAAGCTCGATATGGGAAATATTTTATTGACTCCATTCCTAAGGTACCATTGACCTTTGATACAACCAATGAGTTATTGAAAAAAGCAGAACAATGGTTTTAA
- a CDS encoding biotin--[acetyl-CoA-carboxylase] ligase: MESTRNKLIHLLAENKDTYISGQKLSEQLNISRSAIWKHMNDLKKDGYLIEAKSKLGYRIIGYPDKITANTLQWGLDTNWLGKKIIHREVTSSTQILAHNTAKESISEHGTIVIANEQTSGRGRMNRTWHTKKGDGMWLSIILEPPLPPYLAPQLTLLTAVALADTIKELTPLHPLIKWPNDILFSNGKKCAGILTELQAEQDQIDYVIIGVGLNINQQLEDWPEELQQRATSLRIESGTEWSIQQIIQHFLVSFEHIYDLYIKKGFQVVKTKWEKYGFRIGEMITIHQLNKQQKAIFYGLAEDGALLVKNEENRVERLYSGEIDWFDYSSSD, encoded by the coding sequence ATGGAATCCACCCGGAATAAATTAATTCATCTATTGGCAGAGAATAAAGATACGTATATTTCCGGACAAAAACTCTCTGAACAACTAAATATATCGCGTAGTGCCATTTGGAAACATATGAATGATCTAAAAAAAGATGGCTATTTGATTGAAGCAAAGTCGAAGCTTGGTTATCGAATTATTGGCTATCCGGATAAAATAACAGCAAATACGCTGCAATGGGGCTTAGATACGAACTGGCTTGGCAAAAAGATCATTCACCGTGAAGTAACTAGCTCTACGCAAATCCTTGCTCATAACACTGCTAAGGAAAGTATTAGTGAACATGGAACAATTGTTATTGCAAATGAACAAACTTCAGGTAGAGGCAGAATGAATAGAACGTGGCACACTAAAAAAGGCGATGGTATGTGGTTGAGCATAATTCTCGAACCACCTTTACCTCCATATCTTGCTCCGCAATTAACATTATTAACTGCTGTTGCTTTAGCGGATACGATTAAAGAACTTACACCTTTACATCCACTGATTAAGTGGCCAAATGATATACTGTTTAGTAATGGTAAAAAATGTGCTGGAATTTTAACAGAACTACAAGCAGAACAAGATCAGATCGACTACGTAATCATTGGTGTAGGATTAAATATAAATCAACAATTGGAAGACTGGCCGGAGGAATTACAGCAGCGAGCAACTTCACTGCGAATTGAATCTGGAACAGAGTGGTCTATTCAACAAATAATCCAGCATTTTTTAGTATCTTTTGAGCATATTTATGATTTATATATAAAGAAAGGTTTTCAAGTGGTAAAGACAAAATGGGAAAAGTACGGGTTTCGCATCGGTGAAATGATTACGATTCACCAATTAAATAAACAACAAAAAGCTATATTTTACGGGTTGGCCGAAGATGGAGCATTATTAGTAAAAAATGAGGAAAATCGTGTTGAACGGTTATATTCTGGAGAAATTGACTGGTTTGACTATTCATCGTCCGACTAA
- a CDS encoding CCA tRNA nucleotidyltransferase, which yields MLANPFHKAKAILEIIESYQHQAYFVGGCVRDYLISRPIGDIDIATSATPDELQQIFESIIPVGIEHGTVIVRFEGQSYEVTTFRVDGNYSDQRHPDTVTYIDQIDKDLERRDFTINALAMDKDGKIIDLFHGKSDLKKGIIRTVGNGVERFSEDPLRIIRALRFSSQLGFTIHPETITHMKQVKQEIEGLAVERITKEFTKLFAGEHVQKALDYIINLKIYQYLPIFRDNDQLFVRLPANVKPLLSFSEVLVLFHFLDRSISIAAWSKAWKCSNKQKREALQLTEQIDLFSHEGLSPWLVYQLPNTLYGGFVRLISCLCGKKVMMEQMLEIDHALPIHTKQEINFSGNDILELFPGSKRGPWIQQLLNSIERQIVTKQLPNEYQAIKEWIKWNPPGIN from the coding sequence ATGTTAGCAAACCCCTTTCATAAAGCAAAGGCCATCTTAGAAATAATTGAAAGTTATCAGCACCAAGCTTATTTTGTTGGTGGCTGTGTTCGAGATTATTTGATAAGTCGACCAATTGGAGATATTGATATTGCTACATCAGCAACCCCTGATGAGTTACAGCAAATATTTGAATCGATTATTCCGGTTGGGATTGAGCATGGTACTGTGATCGTTCGATTTGAAGGACAATCCTATGAGGTAACGACATTCCGGGTCGATGGCAATTATTCAGATCAACGCCATCCAGATACAGTTACGTATATTGACCAAATTGACAAGGATCTTGAGCGAAGGGACTTTACCATTAACGCACTTGCCATGGATAAAGATGGAAAGATTATTGATTTATTTCATGGCAAAAGTGATTTAAAAAAAGGAATCATCCGAACAGTTGGCAATGGGGTAGAAAGATTCTCGGAGGATCCATTGCGTATTATTCGTGCATTACGATTTAGCAGTCAGCTCGGCTTTACCATTCATCCGGAAACCATTACACATATGAAACAAGTAAAACAGGAAATAGAAGGTCTTGCTGTGGAACGAATTACAAAAGAATTTACGAAGTTGTTTGCAGGAGAACATGTACAAAAAGCGCTCGATTACATTATAAATTTAAAAATATATCAATATTTACCGATATTTCGTGACAACGATCAATTATTTGTTCGTTTGCCAGCTAATGTAAAGCCATTACTTTCATTTAGTGAAGTATTGGTCTTATTTCATTTTTTAGATCGCTCTATTTCTATTGCAGCTTGGTCAAAGGCTTGGAAATGCTCCAACAAGCAAAAACGAGAAGCATTACAATTAACCGAGCAAATTGATTTATTCAGTCATGAAGGTCTAAGTCCTTGGCTTGTTTATCAATTGCCGAATACTCTCTATGGCGGTTTTGTGCGGCTTATTAGTTGTTTATGCGGTAAGAAAGTTATGATGGAACAGATGCTGGAAATAGACCATGCATTACCAATACATACAAAACAGGAAATCAATTTTAGCGGTAATGATATTTTAGAGCTATTTCCAGGTTCAAAACGTGGACCATGGATCCAGCAATTATTAAATTCTATTGAACGCCAAATTGTTACAAAGCAATTACCTAATGAATATCAAGCGATAAAGGAGTGGATAAAATGGAATCCACCCGGAATAAATTAA
- the bshA gene encoding N-acetyl-alpha-D-glucosaminyl L-malate synthase BshA, whose product MKKIGITCYPSVGGSGIIATELGMLLAERGNEVHFITSSLPFRLNRINPRIYYHEVELSHYPVFQYPPYDLALAAKMAEVISREELDILHVHYAMPHAVSALLARDIADRDVKIVTTLHGTDITVLAIDDIFKNMITHAINHSDAVTAVSEHLKEQTKKQLNVKQPIHVIYNFVNEKEYYPKSLPSIKEQYGIKPSEKVIVHISNFRKVKRLPDIIHTFAQIQKRIDCKLLLIGDGPECSTAMELVDELGLQEHVLFLGKQKNISDFIRISDLKLLLSEKESFGLVLLEAMACGVPCIGTRIGGIPEVIEHGVTGYLVQLGAVNQAAEYAVQLLTDENKLHLFSEQALKRANVKFHSDIIVNEYEQLYEQVLGSHRIRNW is encoded by the coding sequence ATGAAAAAAATAGGTATTACTTGCTATCCTAGTGTTGGCGGGTCTGGTATTATCGCAACAGAACTTGGTATGCTTTTGGCTGAGAGAGGTAATGAAGTACATTTTATTACATCCAGTTTACCCTTTCGCTTAAATCGAATTAACCCACGAATTTACTATCATGAAGTTGAATTAAGTCATTATCCCGTATTTCAGTATCCTCCTTATGACTTGGCTTTAGCAGCAAAAATGGCGGAAGTAATAAGTCGGGAGGAGTTAGATATTTTGCATGTTCATTATGCCATGCCACATGCAGTTAGTGCGCTCCTAGCAAGAGATATAGCAGATCGAGATGTAAAAATAGTTACCACTTTGCATGGGACGGATATTACAGTATTGGCGATTGACGATATTTTTAAAAATATGATTACCCATGCTATTAACCATTCTGATGCTGTGACTGCTGTTTCAGAACATCTGAAAGAACAAACGAAAAAACAATTAAATGTTAAACAGCCCATTCATGTTATTTATAATTTTGTCAATGAAAAGGAATATTATCCAAAATCATTACCGTCCATTAAAGAACAATATGGGATCAAACCATCGGAAAAGGTAATCGTCCATATCTCTAACTTTCGCAAGGTAAAACGATTGCCAGATATTATTCATACATTTGCTCAAATCCAAAAACGAATTGATTGCAAGCTATTATTAATTGGTGATGGCCCTGAGTGTAGTACTGCAATGGAGCTTGTTGATGAATTAGGTTTACAGGAACATGTATTGTTTTTAGGAAAACAAAAAAACATCAGTGATTTCATACGAATTAGTGATTTGAAATTACTTTTATCTGAAAAAGAAAGCTTTGGCCTTGTCTTATTAGAAGCAATGGCTTGCGGTGTTCCTTGTATTGGAACGAGAATTGGCGGTATTCCTGAAGTGATTGAACATGGAGTAACAGGTTATCTTGTTCAACTTGGTGCAGTAAATCAAGCAGCGGAATATGCGGTTCAATTATTAACAGATGAAAACAAGTTACATTTATTTTCTGAACAGGCGCTGAAGCGGGCAAACGTTAAGTTCCATTCCGATATTATTGTAAACGAATATGAGCAATTGTATGAACAAGTACTAGGTAGTCATAGAATTAGAAATTGGTGA